A window of Dorea formicigenerans contains these coding sequences:
- a CDS encoding response regulator transcription factor codes for MDKTCILIVDDNPEIREIINVLLGGEGFEVSEAENGAQALTLIEQQDFDLIILDIMMPGPNGYQTCRKIRELSNAPILFLSARTKESDKTLGFSSGGDDYLAKPFSYNELISRSKALIRRYQVYKGKNESGNQSINSASVNPTAEPIASTSNASDSRHRILLFHDLEINQTVREVHKNGQLLDLTETEYSMLELLVANRHQTFSAQRLFESVWQEPYYYGANNTVTVHIRNLRSKVEDHPGNPELIKTVWGKGYRCD; via the coding sequence ATGGATAAGACTTGTATTTTAATCGTAGATGACAACCCGGAAATCCGGGAAATTATAAATGTGCTGCTTGGTGGGGAAGGTTTCGAAGTATCTGAAGCAGAAAATGGGGCGCAGGCACTTACACTCATTGAGCAGCAGGATTTCGACCTGATTATTCTGGATATTATGATGCCGGGGCCAAATGGCTATCAGACATGCCGGAAAATCCGGGAACTGAGCAATGCGCCAATTCTGTTTTTAAGTGCCCGCACAAAGGAAAGCGATAAGACACTTGGCTTTTCCAGCGGTGGTGATGATTATCTGGCAAAACCATTTTCCTACAACGAACTGATCAGCCGGAGCAAAGCATTGATTCGGCGTTACCAGGTATACAAAGGGAAAAATGAAAGCGGCAATCAAAGTATCAATAGTGCTTCTGTTAATCCGACTGCTGAACCAATAGCTAGTACATCGAATGCTTCTGACTCCAGGCATCGTATCCTGCTCTTTCACGATCTGGAAATAAACCAGACTGTCCGGGAAGTTCATAAAAATGGGCAGCTTTTAGATCTTACAGAAACGGAATACTCCATGTTGGAACTGCTGGTCGCGAACCGCCACCAGACATTTTCTGCCCAACGTCTTTTTGAGTCTGTCTGGCAGGAGCCTTATTACTACGGTGCAAATAATACTGTCACCGTACATATTCGAAACTTACGCTCCAAAGTGGAAGATCATCCCGGTAATCCTGAACTAATTAAAACAGTCTGGGGAAAAGGGTATCGTTGCGACTAA
- a CDS encoding glycosyltransferase family 2 protein, with the protein MDRISIVVPCFNEEEALPVYYREMKRVMGELSEVSFEILFVDDGSSDKTLEILKQLNAKDGRCEYLSFSRNFGKEAAIYAGLKHASGDYVATMDVDLQDPPGLLPEMYRILKEEPYDSVATRRATRTGEPKIRSFLSETFYKFINSISKTEIVNGARDYRLMKRIMVDAVLEMSEYNRFSKGIFGWVGFRTKWLEFQNVERSAGETKWSLRKLFSYSLEGITGFSVAPLSLASVMGVGFCALAFIMIAVIIVRTLIWGDPVAGWPSMVCIIFLVSGVQLFCLGIVGEYLAKTYLETKHRPIFILKESKVQMAGKVAGDSFVGSGVNAVMREKKSGEESHEDKTVKASA; encoded by the coding sequence ATGGACAGAATCAGTATTGTGGTTCCGTGTTTTAACGAAGAGGAAGCGTTGCCGGTGTATTATCGGGAGATGAAGCGCGTCATGGGCGAGCTGTCAGAGGTTTCCTTTGAGATCCTTTTCGTGGACGATGGTTCCAGCGACAAGACTTTAGAAATATTGAAACAATTAAATGCAAAAGATGGAAGATGTGAATATTTATCTTTCTCCAGAAACTTTGGAAAAGAAGCAGCTATATACGCGGGGCTTAAACATGCAAGTGGAGACTATGTGGCAACGATGGACGTAGATCTCCAGGATCCACCTGGACTTCTTCCGGAAATGTATCGTATTTTGAAGGAAGAACCTTATGACAGTGTTGCGACAAGACGTGCCACCAGAACCGGAGAGCCAAAAATCCGCTCCTTCTTATCTGAGACATTTTATAAGTTTATTAACAGCATTTCCAAGACAGAAATTGTCAATGGTGCAAGAGATTATCGGCTGATGAAACGGATTATGGTGGACGCCGTATTGGAAATGAGTGAATATAATCGTTTCTCGAAGGGAATTTTCGGCTGGGTCGGATTCCGTACAAAATGGCTGGAATTCCAAAACGTGGAGCGTTCGGCAGGAGAAACAAAATGGTCTCTTCGGAAACTATTTTCTTATTCGCTGGAAGGAATTACCGGATTTTCAGTAGCACCTTTGTCTCTGGCATCTGTTATGGGAGTAGGGTTCTGCGCGTTGGCATTTATTATGATTGCAGTAATCATAGTACGGACATTAATTTGGGGCGATCCGGTTGCAGGCTGGCCGTCAATGGTATGTATTATCTTTTTGGTGAGCGGGGTTCAACTGTTCTGTCTTGGAATCGTGGGAGAGTATCTGGCTAAGACATATCTGGAGACGAAGCACCGTCCGATATTTATATTGAAAGAAAGTAAAGTTCAGATGGCAGGAAAAGTAGCAGGAGACAGCTTTGTGGGAAGCGGTGTGAATGCTGTAATGCGAGAAAAGAAATCCGGGGAGGAATCTCATGAAGACAAGACAGTCAAAGCGTCTGCATAA
- a CDS encoding YfhO family protein gives MKTRQSKRLHNQNVGTTKPEHLHNNEESTMSKYLYYAGYVILAALTLFFCWMFCLRWGVFGAKVDWISQHSVIPDYFRKQFYETGNLFPEFAMNLGGGQNIYNYSYYGLYSPLFLLSYALPFVKMSTYVIVMEMLCLMASVLLLYLWLNRKGFGRAVSFAVAVIFLLTGPMICQSYSQIMFVNYMPFLILAMMGVDRYFEKRRSGLLAVSTFLMIMTSFYFSIGGMLALVIYGIHCYGRKLEGKNERATVKGFLCEGVRFLLPMIFAVLASGVLLVPTALALIGRSSGESSGGSANAESLSVLLGSGNATKILKGLFFPQLRLSGVFYSPYGLGFGTLMLTVLVATMFRRRWSDRVMSWIIAIVAGVPVFVYILNGGLYLRDKALIPLIPLFCYMLAMYIKKVSCEEFSWGGCIPYVVTMELIYIGRNQEGMGNLWPFLMTESQIMFGCYLATGVIKEVWRKRRKTIWRIRGTVLILAGSMVVFLAVFDNQYAKEKQEMLDTTFYKQVTDSKITDAIQTATDEAKKDGGFYRTVQLGTDDENAANLNRVWNTDQYISSIYSSSYNKAYQNFRKDTFGLEQPYRNFLMQSEESNPIYARFMGEKYIVTKSKMKGVRLLGKSGEWKIYENESAASIIYGTSQVMSEKNYDKLDYPYNQTTLLQKAVVPESATKQTDSIEAVDNLHNAVLRFGENSCISEADGGYHIFARKDTKVKAEIVSQIDINSVNTVNTENAGENTNVANETKTDSGNRVLLLRFKVKNLKPSKDLTIWVDGNRNKLSAKQRVYYNDNTTFTYAVALEGDENQVEVTFSKGKYNLSDVEAYIATLPGTELYESEFLQNSTKTKGNVIAGNLTMQKSGYLITSIPYDSGFKIQVDGKNVKSEKVNTAFLGCKMKAGEHDIVITYHAPGMAAGKVMSFVGMMGFLILSVLEHVDTKK, from the coding sequence ATGAAGACAAGACAGTCAAAGCGTCTGCATAATCAAAATGTTGGAACAACAAAGCCGGAACATCTGCATAATAATGAAGAATCAACGATGTCAAAATATCTGTATTATGCAGGGTATGTAATACTTGCAGCACTGACATTATTTTTCTGTTGGATGTTTTGCCTCAGATGGGGAGTATTTGGAGCGAAGGTGGACTGGATCAGCCAGCACAGTGTTATTCCGGATTATTTCAGAAAACAGTTTTATGAGACAGGAAATCTATTCCCGGAATTCGCTATGAACCTGGGCGGAGGACAGAACATATACAATTATTCATATTATGGACTTTACAGTCCGTTATTTTTGTTGTCCTACGCATTGCCTTTTGTGAAAATGTCTACGTATGTTATTGTTATGGAAATGCTATGCTTGATGGCTTCGGTGCTTTTATTGTATCTGTGGCTGAATCGAAAAGGATTTGGCAGAGCTGTCAGCTTCGCTGTGGCTGTTATTTTTTTGCTGACGGGACCTATGATCTGCCAGTCCTACAGCCAGATTATGTTCGTTAATTACATGCCATTTTTAATCCTGGCTATGATGGGCGTGGACAGATACTTTGAAAAAAGGCGTTCAGGGCTTTTGGCAGTCAGTACATTTCTTATGATCATGACCAGCTTTTACTTCAGTATCGGAGGAATGCTGGCGTTGGTAATCTATGGAATTCATTGTTACGGACGAAAACTGGAAGGAAAAAATGAGCGTGCCACAGTAAAAGGGTTTCTGTGCGAGGGCGTGAGATTTCTTCTGCCTATGATTTTTGCAGTACTGGCAAGCGGAGTCCTTCTTGTGCCGACAGCCCTTGCATTGATTGGAAGAAGTTCCGGTGAATCTTCCGGAGGCAGCGCGAATGCAGAAAGCCTGTCGGTATTGCTTGGAAGTGGAAATGCAACAAAAATCCTGAAAGGACTTTTCTTTCCACAACTTAGATTGTCAGGAGTTTTTTATTCACCGTATGGTCTGGGATTCGGAACGCTGATGCTGACGGTGCTTGTTGCGACTATGTTCAGGCGAAGATGGAGTGACAGAGTAATGTCGTGGATCATTGCCATTGTCGCAGGCGTACCGGTTTTTGTATACATTTTAAATGGGGGACTTTATCTGAGGGACAAGGCACTGATCCCGTTAATTCCGCTTTTTTGCTATATGCTTGCCATGTATATAAAGAAGGTGAGCTGTGAAGAGTTTTCGTGGGGCGGCTGTATTCCATATGTTGTCACGATGGAACTTATCTATATAGGAAGAAACCAGGAAGGAATGGGAAATCTGTGGCCATTTTTGATGACAGAATCTCAGATTATGTTTGGTTGTTATCTGGCAACAGGTGTGATAAAAGAAGTGTGGAGAAAACGAAGGAAGACAATCTGGAGAATTAGAGGAACAGTTTTAATTTTAGCAGGTTCTATGGTGGTATTTCTGGCAGTATTTGATAATCAGTATGCCAAGGAAAAACAGGAGATGCTGGATACAACATTTTATAAACAGGTAACAGATTCTAAAATTACAGATGCAATTCAGACAGCAACCGATGAGGCAAAAAAAGATGGAGGATTTTACCGGACAGTCCAGCTTGGCACTGACGATGAAAATGCAGCAAATTTAAATCGTGTGTGGAACACAGATCAGTACATTTCTTCCATCTATTCTTCTTCCTATAATAAGGCCTACCAGAATTTTAGAAAGGATACATTTGGGCTGGAACAGCCTTACCGGAATTTTCTGATGCAATCTGAGGAGTCAAATCCGATTTATGCGAGATTCATGGGCGAAAAATACATTGTTACAAAGTCTAAGATGAAAGGTGTCAGGCTTCTTGGAAAGTCGGGGGAGTGGAAGATTTATGAAAATGAAAGCGCAGCTTCGATCATCTATGGAACAAGCCAGGTTATGAGTGAGAAAAATTATGATAAGTTGGACTATCCATATAATCAGACAACGCTTCTTCAGAAGGCAGTTGTGCCGGAGAGTGCCACGAAGCAGACGGACAGTATAGAGGCGGTGGACAATTTGCACAACGCAGTACTGCGATTTGGGGAAAACTCATGCATTTCCGAGGCAGACGGTGGATATCATATTTTTGCCAGGAAGGATACAAAAGTCAAAGCAGAGATTGTGAGCCAGATAGACATAAATTCAGTGAATACAGTGAATACAGAGAATGCCGGTGAAAACACAAACGTTGCGAATGAAACAAAAACAGATTCTGGTAACAGAGTTTTATTGCTTCGGTTCAAGGTCAAGAATCTGAAACCCTCAAAAGATCTGACAATCTGGGTGGATGGCAATCGTAATAAACTGAGCGCTAAGCAGCGGGTCTATTATAATGATAACACAACGTTTACTTATGCAGTGGCACTTGAGGGTGATGAAAATCAGGTAGAGGTTACATTTAGCAAAGGAAAATATAATCTGTCTGATGTGGAAGCATATATAGCAACGTTGCCGGGAACAGAGCTTTATGAATCAGAGTTTTTACAAAATAGCACAAAGACAAAGGGAAACGTAATTGCCGGAAATCTGACAATGCAAAAGTCAGGATATCTGATTACTTCGATTCCATACGATTCCGGATTCAAAATACAGGTTGATGGAAAAAATGTAAAAAGTGAGAAAGTAAATACAGCGTTCCTTGGCTGTAAGATGAAGGCAGGGGAGCATGACATTGTCATCACATACCATGCACCGGGGATGGCAGCAGGAAAAGTGATGTCCTTTGTCGGAATGATGGGATTTCTTATTTTATCTGTGTTAGAACATGTTGACACAAAAAAATGA
- a CDS encoding metal-dependent transcriptional regulator: protein MVIRESAEDYLETILILKNRLGNVRSIDIAHELSFSKPSVSVAMKNLRLNNYITVDENGYINLTDSGMAIAGKIYERHTFLTSFLISIGVDPETAAEDACKIEHVISSESFSALKKYLADNEKN, encoded by the coding sequence ATGGTAATACGTGAATCTGCAGAAGATTATCTGGAAACAATACTGATTCTGAAAAACAGACTTGGAAATGTCAGGTCAATTGATATTGCACATGAGCTTTCTTTTTCTAAGCCAAGTGTCAGTGTTGCAATGAAGAATCTTCGATTAAATAATTATATTACTGTTGATGAAAATGGTTATATCAACCTGACAGACAGTGGTATGGCAATTGCCGGGAAAATTTACGAACGTCACACATTCCTGACAAGTTTTCTGATTTCAATTGGGGTGGATCCGGAAACTGCCGCTGAAGATGCATGTAAGATTGAGCATGTCATCAGCTCAGAGAGTTTTTCCGCTTTAAAAAAGTATCTCGCAGATAATGAGAAAAACTAA
- a CDS encoding metallophosphoesterase family protein: MIYITGDCHNNFERFNTRNFPEQKEMTKDDYVIICGDFGGVWNKDGESKMETSALDWLDGKAFTTLFVDGNHENFDRLYAYPVEMWHGGKAHKIRPSVIHLMRGQIFELEEKKIFTFGGASSHDISAGILEPDDPKFKLKKKVLDRGWEPYRINHISWWKEELPSEEEKQEGLKNLQKYHNEVDFIVTHCCASSTQAIMSDGLYKPDMLTEYFEKIRQTARFKKWFFGHYHDNRNVTKDELLLWEQIIRIS; this comes from the coding sequence ATGATTTATATAACCGGTGACTGCCACAATAATTTTGAACGATTTAACACCCGGAATTTCCCGGAACAGAAAGAGATGACAAAAGATGATTATGTCATAATCTGCGGAGATTTCGGCGGGGTGTGGAACAAAGATGGGGAAAGCAAGATGGAAACGAGTGCTCTTGACTGGCTGGACGGCAAAGCATTTACTACATTATTTGTTGACGGAAACCATGAGAATTTTGACCGCCTGTACGCTTATCCGGTGGAAATGTGGCATGGAGGGAAAGCCCATAAAATACGTCCCTCCGTCATTCATCTGATGCGTGGGCAGATATTTGAGCTGGAAGAAAAAAAGATATTTACTTTTGGAGGTGCCAGCAGTCATGATATTTCAGCCGGTATTCTTGAGCCAGATGATCCAAAGTTCAAGCTTAAGAAAAAAGTATTAGACCGGGGCTGGGAGCCATACCGTATTAATCACATAAGCTGGTGGAAGGAAGAACTGCCGTCAGAAGAGGAGAAACAAGAAGGTCTAAAGAATCTGCAGAAATATCATAATGAAGTGGACTTTATTGTGACTCACTGCTGTGCGTCCAGCACGCAGGCAATCATGAGTGATGGATTATATAAACCGGATATGCTGACGGAATATTTTGAAAAGATTCGGCAGACAGCCAGATTTAAAAAATGGTTTTTTGGACATTATCATGATAATCGAAACGTAACAAAGGATGAATTACTGCTGTGGGAGCAGATTATCAGAATATCGTAG
- a CDS encoding McrB family protein, whose product MRKGEKMKISEFFEYNNQQVLEENENILEYLEQIFGKATEIDREGKKEFTFGKVIGLVTDSFLDEKTKRQKVSMLLCDADSKLLLWNGRPVEILRTNPENRLEEKKSYIQGLFFSGSELFTRNPQPCEEVPGANMVTSFVSDLDEEIRTAEETDENILSLKNKLEDQGYHCNIKVLAQFLLGLNTNQLIILHGAPGMGKTSFVSNIARALGFAYKIIPVRPNWIDNQDLTGYFNPVERRYYSTPFLDALCEAKENPQKHYLICLDEMNLAHVEYYFSDVLSSMESGEGIPLYAHKDQENAWKRQETIMASHNENTVEWLDAKTDQENLKNRYTPEFEIPQNVTFVGTLNMDATTNDLSPKVIDRSCIIKVTKDAGETLCPFEQGVMTLEEMQGEDSFEKQLLKALKKDVSNRVERQRARMRERLKSGYLKERLSDRDFQDMFLAMKVLPALNVEEVECTLDDGEFSIGDFLIEGGDANWEKMYPLTVTYLKQMCSPEEKTMNYWRMN is encoded by the coding sequence ATGAGAAAGGGTGAAAAAATGAAAATCAGTGAATTTTTTGAATATAATAATCAACAGGTATTAGAAGAAAATGAGAATATATTAGAGTATTTGGAACAGATTTTTGGGAAAGCAACGGAGATAGATCGCGAAGGAAAAAAAGAATTTACTTTCGGAAAGGTAATAGGTCTTGTAACAGATAGCTTTTTAGATGAAAAGACAAAACGTCAGAAGGTATCTATGCTATTGTGTGATGCGGATTCTAAGTTATTACTTTGGAATGGACGACCTGTGGAAATATTAAGAACCAACCCCGAAAATCGTCTGGAAGAGAAAAAATCTTATATTCAGGGTCTTTTCTTTAGTGGAAGTGAATTATTTACAAGAAATCCTCAGCCTTGCGAAGAGGTTCCCGGGGCAAATATGGTCACGTCTTTCGTTTCTGATTTGGACGAGGAAATAAGAACTGCCGAGGAAACAGATGAAAATATTCTATCACTGAAAAATAAACTGGAGGACCAGGGCTATCATTGTAATATCAAGGTTCTCGCCCAGTTCCTTTTGGGGTTGAATACAAATCAGCTCATAATTTTACACGGAGCACCGGGCATGGGAAAGACAAGTTTTGTATCAAATATAGCCAGAGCGCTTGGATTTGCATATAAGATCATTCCAGTAAGACCGAACTGGATTGATAATCAGGATCTGACAGGATATTTTAACCCGGTAGAACGAAGATATTATTCCACCCCATTTCTGGATGCACTTTGTGAGGCAAAGGAGAATCCCCAAAAGCATTATCTGATTTGTCTGGATGAGATGAACCTTGCGCATGTAGAGTATTATTTCTCAGACGTGTTAAGCAGTATGGAATCGGGAGAAGGAATTCCATTATATGCTCATAAAGACCAGGAAAATGCATGGAAGAGACAGGAAACTATCATGGCATCTCATAATGAGAATACCGTAGAATGGCTGGATGCAAAGACTGATCAGGAAAATCTTAAAAATCGTTATACACCGGAATTTGAAATTCCGCAGAATGTAACATTTGTAGGAACCCTCAATATGGATGCGACTACCAATGATCTAAGCCCGAAGGTGATTGACAGAAGCTGCATTATAAAAGTGACAAAAGATGCAGGAGAGACTTTGTGCCCATTTGAACAAGGTGTTATGACTTTGGAAGAGATGCAGGGAGAAGATTCATTTGAAAAACAGCTTTTGAAAGCTCTGAAGAAAGATGTTTCCAATCGTGTGGAGAGACAAAGAGCCAGAATGAGAGAGAGACTAAAGAGTGGATACTTAAAGGAACGGCTTTCAGATAGAGATTTCCAGGACATGTTTCTTGCAATGAAAGTGTTGCCAGCCCTGAACGTAGAGGAAGTGGAGTGCACGCTGGATGATGGAGAATTCTCCATTGGTGATTTTCTTATTGAGGGCGGAGATGCGAACTGGGAGAAAATGTATCCGTTGACAGTCACATATCTGAAACAAATGTGCAGTCCGGAAGAGAAAACCATGAATTATTGGAGAATGAATTAA